The Streptomyces sp. Je 1-332 genome has a window encoding:
- a CDS encoding class II aldolase/adducin family protein, with product MQAPTPIPVERLQFAMPPVHDSLADERRYRKERLAGALRIFGRLGYEDGVSGHITARDPEHEDCFWVNPFGMPFKHVTVGDLVLANAQGQVVEGRHHVNQAAFTVHAQAHLARPDVVAVAHCHSLHGRALSTLGELLDPITQESCAFYESHALYDGYTGVVVDSDEGRRIATALGDHKAVILRNHGLLTVGDSVDAAAWWFLTMERSCQVQLSARAAGRPILIGHKQAVATREQLGSDLVAWINYQSLWQDISRSEPDLLA from the coding sequence ATGCAGGCGCCCACACCGATACCCGTCGAGCGGTTGCAGTTCGCGATGCCGCCGGTGCACGACTCGTTGGCGGACGAACGGCGCTACCGCAAGGAACGGCTCGCGGGGGCGCTGCGCATCTTCGGACGGCTCGGATACGAGGACGGGGTCTCCGGGCACATCACGGCGCGGGACCCGGAGCACGAGGACTGTTTCTGGGTGAACCCCTTCGGGATGCCCTTCAAGCACGTCACCGTGGGCGATCTGGTCCTCGCCAACGCGCAGGGGCAGGTCGTCGAGGGCCGCCACCACGTCAACCAGGCCGCGTTCACCGTCCACGCGCAGGCGCACCTGGCACGGCCGGACGTCGTCGCCGTCGCACACTGTCACTCCCTGCACGGCCGCGCCCTGTCCACACTCGGGGAACTCCTCGACCCGATCACCCAGGAGTCCTGCGCCTTCTACGAGAGCCACGCGCTGTACGACGGCTACACAGGCGTCGTCGTGGACTCGGACGAGGGCCGGCGGATCGCCACCGCGCTCGGCGACCACAAGGCCGTCATCCTGCGCAACCACGGGCTGCTCACCGTCGGCGATTCCGTCGACGCCGCCGCCTGGTGGTTCCTCACGATGGAGCGCTCCTGCCAGGTACAGCTGAGCGCTCGGGCCGCGGGCCGCCCGATCCTCATCGGCCACAAGCAGGCGGTGGCGACGCGCGAGCAGCTCGGCAGCGATCTCGTCGCGTGGATCAACTACCAGTCCCTGTGGCAGGACATCAGCCGCAGCGAACCGGATCTGCTGGCCTGA
- a CDS encoding DoxX family protein, which translates to MAHGMRTDSHTSYVRSTGWRESASRYALLPLRIFLGVTFIYAGLDKLTDSAFLSADGDGSIGRQMQDIRGLSAIPELVDLALKSPVGFGYAIALGELAVGIGTLIGLFARIAALGGALISLSLWLTMSWSIEPYYYGNDLAYLMAWLPLILAGAAIFSVDAMIATRRRYRSRLG; encoded by the coding sequence ATGGCTCATGGCATGCGCACCGACAGCCACACCAGCTACGTCAGAAGCACCGGCTGGAGGGAGAGCGCCTCCCGATACGCCCTACTCCCGCTCCGGATCTTCCTCGGCGTCACCTTCATCTACGCGGGCCTGGACAAGCTCACCGACAGCGCCTTCCTGTCGGCCGACGGAGATGGTTCCATCGGCCGGCAGATGCAGGACATCCGCGGTCTCTCCGCCATCCCGGAACTCGTCGACCTCGCCCTCAAGAGCCCCGTCGGCTTCGGCTACGCCATCGCCCTCGGTGAACTCGCCGTCGGCATCGGCACCCTCATCGGCCTGTTCGCCCGGATCGCCGCGCTCGGCGGCGCGCTGATCTCGCTCAGCCTCTGGCTGACCATGAGCTGGTCCATCGAGCCGTACTACTACGGCAACGACCTGGCCTACCTGATGGCGTGGCTCCCCCTGATCCTCGCCGGGGCGGCCATCTTCTCGGTCGACGCGATGATCGCGACCCGTCGCAGATACCGCTCGAGACTCGGCTGA
- a CDS encoding PspC domain-containing protein, with protein sequence MTDEQPAGTGPQAAPRDPLTATAREPGGPMVVRGFRRDRRHKKLGGVCAGLGQHCDMDPVIFRIGLALLSVTSGLGLVFYGFAWLFVPFDDEEENEARRLLSGRVDGQALTAVLFALVGCGVFLSLLNNGGALTFATGLALLLAGAGYWSQQRGTTDPDPVAAQAAADAPPEAKAPPVAGAPSWWRDPIIKDGTHDGISGYFWGPEGVTVGYQPDPPHGPIRQWQPEAPRPPKPRGPRWIGGLIFLGALLAGGLGTGLTWAEQPLGTSLQTGLALALAVFGIGIAISAFLGRTGVGSIVLAVITAGLLAGSAALPKDITTTWAETEWKPTAVEQVRPQYELGTGVGTLDLTRAGPGKGQTLSTSAEVGAGQLKVILPRNSTVELNIEVGVGDIQLPDDRKGDVDIAPGKEKSVTLDPPAGSKDGGRLELHVEVGVGQAEVSRATS encoded by the coding sequence ATGACAGACGAGCAGCCCGCCGGGACGGGCCCGCAGGCCGCGCCGCGCGATCCCCTCACCGCCACGGCGCGGGAGCCGGGCGGGCCGATGGTCGTGCGGGGCTTCCGCCGCGACCGCCGGCACAAAAAGCTGGGCGGTGTGTGCGCGGGGCTCGGTCAGCACTGCGACATGGATCCGGTGATCTTCCGGATCGGGCTCGCGCTCCTCTCCGTCACCAGCGGACTTGGCCTTGTCTTCTACGGCTTCGCGTGGCTGTTCGTCCCCTTCGACGACGAGGAGGAGAACGAGGCGCGCAGGCTCCTCTCCGGCCGGGTGGACGGCCAGGCCCTGACGGCCGTGCTCTTCGCGCTCGTCGGCTGCGGGGTCTTCCTCTCCCTCCTGAACAACGGCGGTGCGCTCACCTTCGCGACCGGCCTCGCGCTGCTCCTCGCGGGTGCGGGGTACTGGTCGCAGCAGCGCGGCACGACCGACCCCGACCCGGTGGCGGCCCAGGCCGCGGCGGACGCCCCGCCCGAGGCGAAGGCACCACCGGTTGCCGGCGCCCCCTCCTGGTGGCGGGACCCGATCATCAAGGACGGCACGCACGACGGGATCTCGGGCTATTTCTGGGGGCCCGAGGGAGTGACCGTCGGGTATCAGCCCGACCCCCCGCACGGGCCGATACGGCAGTGGCAGCCCGAAGCGCCGCGGCCGCCCAAGCCGCGGGGCCCGCGCTGGATCGGCGGCCTCATCTTCCTGGGAGCGCTGCTGGCCGGCGGTCTCGGCACCGGCCTCACGTGGGCGGAGCAGCCCCTCGGCACCAGCCTGCAGACCGGCCTCGCGCTCGCGCTCGCCGTGTTCGGCATCGGCATCGCGATCAGCGCCTTCCTCGGGCGCACCGGCGTGGGCTCGATCGTGCTCGCGGTGATCACGGCCGGGCTGCTGGCGGGCTCGGCCGCGCTGCCCAAGGACATCACCACCACCTGGGCGGAGACGGAATGGAAGCCGACCGCGGTGGAGCAGGTCCGGCCCCAGTACGAACTGGGGACAGGCGTCGGCACGCTCGACCTGACCCGCGCCGGCCCCGGCAAGGGACAGACCCTGAGCACCAGCGCCGAGGTGGGAGCAGGTCAGCTGAAGGTGATCCTGCCGCGGAACAGCACGGTGGAGCTGAACATCGAAGTGGGCGTCGGCGACATCCAGTTGCCGGACGACCGCAAGGGGGACGTGGACATCGCTCCGGGCAAGGAGAAGTCGGTGACGTTGGACCCGCCCGCGGGCAGCAAGGACGGCGGCAGGCTAGAGCTGCACGTCGAGGTCGGCGTCGGACAGGCGGAGGTGAGCCGTGCTACGTCATGA
- a CDS encoding PspC domain-containing protein: MPEAAAVPIEDERPLRKLYRSGDGRWLGGVARGLAGHLGLPVVWVRLIFVGLFMADGLGALLYAAFWFFVPLGVGGVDAQRPPSPVTAEISPDGRRRLVARKPDKGQLVALLAMVIVAMVFVGNVDLGSSTKAYLWPTLLVAAGVALVWRQADNARRARWMAVGRRRRTLTIARAGAGVLLVGAGVSGIVVLQGSTSHLSSVLQAALAVLVGVALLAGPYLVRMMQDLSEERLMRIRAQERAEVAAHVHDSVLHTLTLIQRNAENAGEVRRLARAQERDLRQWLYKPEGTGKDEADEPDTLAEAVRRNAAEVEDKHGVPIEVVVVGDCPLDDPLTAQMQAAREAMVNAAKYGGEGGAVQVFAEVDGQTVFVSVRDRGPGFDLDSVPDDRMGVRESIIGRMQRNGGTARLRAVPGGGTEVELEMERTATT, from the coding sequence ATGCCGGAAGCCGCAGCAGTACCCATCGAAGACGAGCGGCCGCTGCGAAAGCTCTATCGCAGCGGTGACGGCCGTTGGCTCGGCGGTGTCGCGCGCGGCCTCGCCGGCCATCTCGGCCTTCCCGTCGTCTGGGTGCGGCTGATCTTCGTCGGACTGTTCATGGCGGACGGGCTCGGCGCGCTGTTGTACGCGGCGTTCTGGTTCTTCGTGCCGCTGGGAGTCGGCGGCGTCGACGCCCAGCGGCCACCCTCACCCGTCACCGCGGAGATATCGCCCGACGGGCGACGCAGACTCGTGGCCCGCAAACCGGACAAGGGCCAGCTCGTCGCGTTGCTCGCGATGGTGATCGTCGCCATGGTCTTCGTCGGCAACGTGGACCTGGGCAGTTCGACCAAGGCCTATCTCTGGCCGACCCTGCTCGTCGCCGCCGGTGTCGCCCTGGTCTGGCGGCAGGCCGACAACGCCCGCCGGGCCCGCTGGATGGCCGTCGGCCGTCGCAGGCGCACCCTGACCATCGCCCGCGCCGGGGCGGGAGTGCTGCTGGTCGGCGCCGGCGTCTCCGGCATAGTCGTGCTGCAGGGCTCCACCTCGCACCTCAGCTCCGTGCTGCAGGCCGCGCTCGCCGTTCTCGTCGGCGTCGCGCTGCTCGCCGGCCCCTATCTCGTGCGCATGATGCAGGACCTCTCCGAGGAGCGGCTGATGCGCATCCGTGCCCAGGAGCGGGCAGAGGTCGCCGCTCATGTGCACGACTCGGTCCTGCACACCCTGACCCTGATCCAGCGCAACGCGGAGAACGCCGGAGAGGTGCGCCGCCTGGCCCGCGCCCAGGAGCGCGACCTGCGTCAGTGGCTCTACAAACCGGAGGGGACGGGCAAGGACGAGGCGGACGAGCCCGACACCCTCGCCGAAGCGGTGCGGCGCAACGCGGCGGAGGTCGAGGACAAGCACGGCGTCCCCATCGAGGTCGTCGTCGTCGGCGACTGCCCGCTGGACGACCCGCTCACGGCGCAGATGCAGGCCGCGCGCGAAGCAATGGTGAACGCCGCCAAGTACGGTGGCGAGGGCGGCGCGGTGCAGGTCTTCGCCGAAGTCGACGGGCAGACGGTGTTCGTGTCCGTCCGCGACCGTGGCCCCGGCTTCGATCTGGATTCCGTGCCGGACGACCGCATGGGCGTACGAGAATCGATCATCGGCCGTATGCAGCGCAACGGCGGCACGGCGCGGCTGCGCGCGGTGCCGGGGGGCGGCACGGAAGTCGAGCTGGAGATGGAGAGGACGGCGACGACATGA
- a CDS encoding response regulator transcription factor, which translates to MSDASEPEGPRGGTEGAAESAQPAEATADAAEATGAAAGGAPEGRRARVVLVDDHRMFRTGVQAEIGRTAITGVEVVGEAADVDQAVTVITTTRPEVVLLDVHLPGGGGVEVLRRCAPLMSDAERPVRFLALSVSDAAEDVIGVIRGGARGYVTKTITGTDLVDSIFRVQDGDAVFSPRLAGFVLDAFASTDAPPVDEDLDRLTQREREVLRLIARGYAYKEIAKQLFISVKTVESHVSAVLRKLQLSNRHELTRWATARRLV; encoded by the coding sequence ATGAGCGACGCGAGTGAGCCCGAGGGGCCCAGGGGCGGAACAGAGGGTGCGGCCGAGTCGGCACAGCCCGCCGAAGCGACGGCCGACGCGGCTGAAGCGACGGGTGCCGCCGCGGGCGGTGCCCCGGAGGGCCGCCGTGCGCGCGTCGTCCTCGTCGACGACCACCGGATGTTCCGTACGGGCGTCCAGGCGGAGATCGGCAGGACAGCGATCACCGGCGTCGAGGTCGTCGGCGAGGCCGCGGACGTCGACCAGGCGGTCACGGTCATCACGACGACGCGCCCCGAGGTCGTTCTCCTCGACGTGCATCTTCCGGGCGGCGGCGGTGTCGAAGTGCTGCGCCGCTGTGCGCCGTTGATGTCCGATGCCGAGCGGCCTGTGCGGTTCCTCGCGCTCTCCGTGTCGGACGCCGCGGAGGACGTCATCGGAGTCATCCGTGGCGGGGCCCGCGGCTATGTCACCAAGACGATCACCGGCACCGACCTGGTCGACTCCATCTTCCGCGTGCAGGACGGGGACGCGGTGTTCTCGCCGCGGCTCGCCGGGTTCGTCCTCGACGCCTTCGCGTCGACCGACGCGCCCCCGGTCGACGAGGACCTGGACCGCCTCACGCAACGCGAGCGCGAGGTGCTGCGGCTCATCGCGCGCGGGTATGCGTACAAGGAGATCGCCAAGCAGCTGTTCATCTCCGTTAAGACGGTCGAGTCGCATGTGTCGGCGGTCCTGCGCAAGCTCCAGCTGTCCAACCGGCACGAGCTGACGCGGTGGGCGACGGCGCGGCGGCTGGTCTGA
- a CDS encoding ATP-binding protein has translation MLLRFRTANVRSLREEQELSFVVPSGEESDAARALPLSDGKSLQVYPVLGIFGANASGKSNVIKALKKMREAVLSSYGPWTSYTGVPDREPFGLDAKATAESTFYEVDFVLDDGVRWTYGFELGDKRVESEWLHAYPKGRRQVWMDRDASRQNAYDFPGERVQDRARLARTTRPNALLLSRAASDNHPQLSRIYDWFRSNLWDISPEVELKQREAYTAERLLDEETRDRVQELLRVADLGIRGAEVERQPGGRAPAVKLLHEGSGDEPVAFDWSHESFGTRSWFALIGPLLLALDSGAVLLIDELDASLHPRFAAEVVRLFQAPWSNTKQAQLLFTSHDASLLKTPRGGRSLDPGQIWLTEKDKGGATELYPLSDVDPGPEEDLSDSYLAGAFGGVPKVNQGQIGRRVLTALTGEAERS, from the coding sequence GTGCTGCTGAGGTTCCGCACGGCAAACGTACGGTCGCTGCGCGAGGAGCAGGAGCTGTCCTTTGTCGTCCCGTCGGGTGAGGAGTCGGACGCGGCGCGAGCTCTTCCGCTGTCTGACGGGAAGTCCCTCCAGGTCTATCCGGTACTCGGCATCTTCGGCGCGAACGCTTCGGGCAAGTCCAATGTCATCAAAGCGTTGAAGAAGATGCGGGAAGCCGTCCTCAGTTCCTATGGGCCGTGGACCTCATACACGGGAGTACCTGACCGCGAGCCCTTCGGACTCGATGCGAAGGCGACAGCCGAGAGCACCTTCTACGAGGTCGACTTCGTGCTGGATGACGGCGTGCGGTGGACGTACGGCTTCGAACTCGGTGACAAGCGAGTCGAGTCGGAGTGGCTCCATGCCTACCCCAAGGGGCGGCGGCAGGTGTGGATGGACCGCGACGCCTCCCGCCAAAACGCATACGACTTCCCGGGCGAACGGGTACAGGACCGCGCCCGGCTCGCGCGCACGACACGCCCCAATGCCCTGCTGCTCAGCCGGGCGGCCAGTGACAACCACCCTCAACTCTCGCGAATCTACGACTGGTTCAGGTCGAACCTGTGGGACATCTCCCCTGAGGTGGAGCTGAAGCAGCGCGAGGCCTACACGGCTGAAAGGCTGCTCGACGAAGAGACGCGAGACCGCGTACAAGAGCTGCTCCGTGTTGCCGACCTGGGCATTCGAGGTGCCGAGGTCGAGCGGCAACCGGGAGGTCGGGCGCCAGCGGTCAAGCTGTTGCACGAGGGCAGTGGGGATGAGCCCGTAGCCTTCGACTGGTCGCACGAGTCGTTCGGAACCCGCTCCTGGTTCGCGTTGATCGGGCCACTTCTGCTGGCGCTGGACAGCGGAGCCGTTCTGCTGATCGACGAGCTGGACGCCAGCCTGCACCCGCGGTTCGCGGCAGAGGTGGTTCGCCTCTTCCAGGCGCCCTGGTCCAACACCAAGCAGGCGCAGCTGCTGTTCACGTCTCATGACGCGTCGCTGTTGAAGACACCCCGAGGTGGCAGGTCGTTGGACCCAGGCCAGATCTGGCTCACTGAGAAGGACAAGGGCGGGGCCACGGAGCTCTATCCGCTGAGCGATGTCGATCCGGGGCCCGAAGAGGATCTCTCGGATTCCTATCTCGCGGGGGCTTTCGGAGGGGTGCCGAAGGTGAACCAAGGGCAGATCGGACGAAGAGTGCTGACCGCACTGACAGGGGAGGCCGAGCGTTCCTGA
- a CDS encoding RloB family protein, with protein sequence MLRREVYVFTEGEVTEPEFVTFVTDKGTRAEPDREIVCTVENLSAPSKRRKPLPLVDEAIDKWIDVERAAKKAKLKPDDWNWPQVWCLFDRDQHEDIPTAFARARRAKLHVAYSHPCFELWRLLHYKDSTSSFGGVCDTAADRLRQQPGFPQTYGPTIQSVSKEQAKRVMPKQLSGKYAKARQYARALPAHTGPDQSRWDPYTDVWRFVEDGLDVVDY encoded by the coding sequence GTGCTGCGGCGCGAGGTGTACGTCTTCACCGAGGGCGAGGTCACCGAGCCGGAGTTCGTCACGTTCGTGACGGACAAAGGCACACGAGCGGAGCCGGACCGCGAGATCGTCTGCACCGTCGAGAATCTGAGCGCGCCGTCCAAGCGCCGTAAGCCCTTGCCGCTCGTGGACGAGGCGATCGACAAGTGGATCGACGTCGAGCGAGCCGCGAAGAAGGCGAAGTTGAAGCCGGACGACTGGAACTGGCCTCAGGTGTGGTGCCTCTTCGACCGGGATCAGCATGAGGACATCCCCACCGCGTTCGCACGGGCGAGGCGGGCGAAGCTGCACGTGGCCTACTCCCACCCCTGCTTCGAGCTGTGGCGTCTGCTCCACTACAAGGACTCCACGAGTTCCTTCGGCGGGGTCTGCGACACCGCCGCGGACCGGCTCAGGCAGCAGCCCGGTTTCCCCCAGACCTACGGGCCCACCATTCAGTCGGTATCCAAGGAGCAGGCCAAGCGGGTCATGCCGAAGCAGCTCAGCGGGAAGTATGCGAAGGCACGGCAGTACGCCAGGGCGCTCCCCGCACACACCGGACCAGATCAGAGTCGGTGGGATCCCTACACCGACGTGTGGCGCTTCGTCGAGGACGGCTTGGACGTCGTGGATTACTGA